One window of Nocardia nova SH22a genomic DNA carries:
- a CDS encoding DUF952 domain-containing protein, whose protein sequence is MTADHRDDPRAGTENSNGRRLVHLCTSSEWEQARAAGERITPSLGTEGFVHLSAPHQVHLPANRLFAGRTDMLLLWLDPAGLTAPLRWEPGVPGDPGSMRFPHLYGPLPVAAVVGTSYYSPDANGTFPALTADPEQWPDARTA, encoded by the coding sequence GTGACTGCCGACCATCGTGACGATCCTCGCGCCGGAACCGAAAACAGCAACGGCCGCAGGCTCGTTCACCTCTGCACGAGTTCGGAGTGGGAGCAGGCGCGCGCGGCCGGTGAACGGATCACGCCGTCGCTCGGAACCGAGGGGTTCGTTCACCTGTCCGCGCCGCATCAGGTGCACCTGCCCGCGAACCGGCTGTTCGCGGGCCGCACGGACATGCTGTTGCTCTGGCTGGACCCGGCCGGCCTGACGGCGCCGCTGCGCTGGGAGCCGGGGGTGCCCGGCGATCCGGGGTCGATGCGTTTTCCGCATCTGTACGGGCCGCTGCCGGTCGCGGCAGTGGTCGGGACCAGCTACTATTCGCCTGATGCTAACGGGACATTTCCGGCGCTCACGGCAGATCCGGAGCAGTGGCCGGACGCTCGAACCGCTTGA
- a CDS encoding DUF7455 domain-containing protein gives MPGTLTSTPLTAVDRCDRCGAAARVRATLPAGGELLFCQHHANEHMERLRELEAVIDTKSAPAL, from the coding sequence ATGCCAGGAACACTGACAAGCACCCCACTGACCGCGGTCGATCGTTGCGACCGCTGCGGGGCGGCGGCGCGCGTTCGCGCGACACTTCCCGCTGGTGGCGAGTTGCTCTTCTGCCAGCACCACGCGAACGAGCACATGGAGCGCTTGCGCGAACTGGAGGCCGTCATCGACACCAAGTCCGCACCGGCGCTGTAA
- a CDS encoding TetR/AcrR family transcriptional regulator, whose amino-acid sequence MTQKSAADRARQVIALLWRRELPARPVPRGPKQTVAVDEVVRTAVDIADRDGYSAVSIRAVAAAMGLKPMSLYTYVPDKQALIIAMADLVSDDETPIDSAAPLRDRMAAIARGVRAEVLAHPWLLEVPPWRLDLGPGRLRRYERQLAALADAGLSDVEMDRVIAVLSDFASGNARTAVAARRRNSEMSDARWWEIHGPALTEAMAGQDFPLSERVGTAVGELYQAPGDPDGAFEYGLSRLIDGLTGRDPESCGQRNGRPPKGPPVG is encoded by the coding sequence GTGACCCAGAAATCGGCCGCCGACCGGGCGCGACAGGTGATCGCACTGCTGTGGCGCCGGGAACTTCCGGCCCGGCCGGTCCCGCGCGGGCCGAAGCAGACCGTCGCGGTCGACGAGGTCGTCCGGACGGCGGTGGACATCGCCGATCGGGACGGGTACAGCGCGGTGTCGATCCGCGCGGTGGCCGCCGCGATGGGGCTGAAACCGATGAGCCTGTACACCTACGTGCCGGACAAGCAGGCACTGATCATCGCGATGGCCGACCTGGTGAGCGACGACGAGACGCCGATCGATTCCGCGGCTCCGCTGCGCGACCGGATGGCCGCGATCGCGCGCGGCGTCCGGGCGGAGGTGCTCGCGCATCCGTGGTTGCTGGAGGTGCCGCCCTGGCGTCTGGATCTGGGGCCGGGTCGCCTGCGCCGATACGAACGGCAGCTGGCGGCGCTGGCGGACGCGGGCCTGTCCGATGTGGAGATGGATCGCGTCATCGCCGTGCTCTCGGACTTCGCGTCCGGTAACGCCCGCACCGCGGTCGCGGCCCGTCGCCGGAACAGCGAGATGAGCGATGCGCGGTGGTGGGAAATCCACGGGCCGGCGCTGACCGAGGCCATGGCGGGACAGGATTTCCCGCTGTCTGAGCGGGTCGGGACCGCGGTCGGGGAGCTGTATCAGGCGCCCGGCGATCCGGACGGCGCCTTCGAGTACGGGTTGTCGCGCCTGATCGACGGGCTGACCGGGCGAGATCCGGAATCCTGCGGACAGCGGAACGGGCGGCCCCCGAAGGGGCCGCCCGTTGGTTGA
- a CDS encoding DEAD/DEAH box helicase — MRVLLRTTHATYLPDRHAFALWTWTGHAPGPASTGTTERVRLAVPQPDGAALTVTEVDCAVVDAERLGEIPVRHAGASVPAWQRVAREDAGPEVLPPAAHAVANATDTAIVSADRAVRAYRDTERITHELREPLRATLRPYQARGISWLHQATAEHGGAVLADEMGLGKTVQAIGFLLGRAASGPQLVICPTSLVGNWVREITRFAPGLRPIAWRGGALDDLAPGDVLVTGYPTLRGHGTALSGTDWTTVVFDEAQVLKNPRTQVSRAARAVTARARVALTGTPVENHLDELWALLNLVAPAAFTHKARFRRRFVRPIEEGSSEAVRRLHDAIEPILLGRRKLQVAAALPPKIHTDLICDLTDEQRRLYDELLERVEADGFGVGAERDARVLAALTALKQVCNHPGLISGDVGELLGRSGKFDVCSGILAANLELDCPTLVFTQYRATADLLARHCAEEFAVTAPIFHGGLSQAERDAIVSEFQTPQGPPILILSLRAAGTGLTLTRAADVVHFDRWWNPAVEAQASDRAHRIGQTRPVTITTLTSATTVEEHIAGMHDRKSALAGLGTGGGRSAVSRLAGLDDDDLLAVLRRKRGN; from the coding sequence GTGAGGGTTCTCCTGCGCACCACACACGCCACCTATCTGCCCGATCGGCACGCCTTCGCGCTGTGGACCTGGACCGGACACGCTCCCGGTCCGGCATCGACGGGCACCACCGAACGGGTGCGGCTCGCCGTCCCGCAGCCCGACGGCGCCGCGCTCACCGTCACCGAGGTCGACTGCGCGGTCGTCGACGCCGAGCGCCTCGGTGAGATTCCCGTCCGGCACGCGGGCGCCTCGGTGCCCGCCTGGCAGCGGGTCGCCCGCGAGGACGCCGGACCGGAGGTGCTGCCACCGGCCGCGCACGCGGTGGCCAATGCCACCGACACCGCGATCGTCTCCGCCGATCGCGCGGTGCGGGCCTATCGCGATACCGAACGGATCACCCACGAGCTGCGCGAACCGTTGCGGGCGACGCTGCGGCCCTATCAGGCGCGCGGCATCTCCTGGTTGCATCAGGCCACCGCCGAGCACGGCGGCGCGGTCCTCGCCGACGAGATGGGGCTCGGAAAGACCGTGCAGGCCATCGGTTTCCTGCTCGGCCGCGCCGCATCCGGACCACAGCTGGTGATCTGCCCGACCTCGCTGGTGGGCAACTGGGTACGCGAGATCACCCGCTTCGCGCCGGGACTGCGGCCGATCGCCTGGCGCGGCGGCGCACTCGATGATCTCGCCCCCGGCGACGTGCTGGTCACCGGCTACCCGACCCTGCGCGGACACGGAACGGCACTGTCCGGAACGGACTGGACCACCGTGGTTTTCGACGAGGCGCAGGTGCTGAAGAATCCGCGCACCCAGGTATCGCGCGCCGCGCGGGCGGTGACCGCCCGGGCGCGGGTGGCCCTCACGGGCACACCGGTGGAGAACCATCTCGACGAGCTGTGGGCACTGCTCAATCTGGTCGCGCCCGCGGCGTTCACGCACAAGGCCCGCTTCCGCCGCCGTTTCGTGCGCCCGATCGAGGAGGGCTCCTCCGAGGCGGTGCGGCGGTTGCACGACGCGATCGAGCCGATCCTGCTGGGCCGCCGCAAACTTCAGGTCGCCGCGGCCCTGCCGCCGAAGATCCACACCGACCTGATCTGCGATCTCACCGACGAACAGCGGCGCCTCTACGACGAACTGCTCGAGCGCGTGGAGGCGGACGGATTCGGGGTCGGCGCCGAGCGCGACGCCCGGGTGCTGGCCGCGCTCACCGCGCTCAAACAGGTCTGCAACCATCCCGGACTGATCTCCGGTGATGTCGGCGAACTCCTGGGCCGCAGCGGAAAATTCGACGTCTGCTCCGGCATCCTCGCCGCCAATCTCGAACTGGACTGCCCGACACTGGTGTTCACGCAGTACCGGGCCACGGCCGATCTCCTGGCACGGCACTGCGCCGAGGAGTTCGCCGTGACGGCGCCGATCTTCCACGGCGGCCTGTCCCAGGCCGAGCGGGATGCCATCGTCTCGGAATTCCAGACACCGCAGGGCCCGCCGATCCTGATTCTGAGCCTGCGGGCCGCGGGGACCGGCCTGACCCTCACCCGGGCCGCCGATGTGGTGCATTTCGACCGCTGGTGGAATCCGGCGGTGGAGGCCCAGGCCTCCGATCGGGCGCATCGCATCGGCCAGACCCGCCCGGTCACGATCACCACCCTGACCAGCGCCACCACGGTCGAGGAACATATCGCCGGAATGCACGATCGCAAATCCGCCCTGGCCGGTCTCGGTACCGGCGGGGGCCGCTCGGCGGTGTCGCGCCTGGCCGGTCTCGACGATGACGATCTGCTGGCGGTGCTGCGCCGGAAGCGAGGGAACTGA
- a CDS encoding cation:proton antiporter regulatory subunit, with amino-acid sequence MNVDVTQLPGIGVRKDFEARSGRRIGVVTHRDGGIDLIVSKRDDPDDCAAQVPLTVDEAAVLANLLGAPQLVEKLKDDHRDLPGITTRQLPIGDDSPYSGRPLGDTRIRTRTKASIVAVMRAGQIYPSPGPDFVLVAADLLVVVGTPNGLDEALEILTDG; translated from the coding sequence GTGAACGTCGATGTGACACAGCTGCCGGGAATTGGCGTACGCAAGGACTTCGAGGCGCGCTCGGGCCGCCGGATCGGGGTCGTGACCCACCGCGACGGTGGTATCGACCTGATCGTCTCGAAACGCGACGACCCGGACGACTGCGCCGCCCAGGTGCCGCTGACCGTGGACGAGGCCGCGGTGCTGGCGAATCTGCTGGGCGCGCCGCAGCTGGTGGAGAAGCTCAAGGACGATCATCGTGATCTGCCGGGCATCACCACTCGCCAGTTGCCCATCGGCGACGACTCGCCGTACTCCGGCCGACCGCTCGGAGACACCCGGATCCGCACCCGCACCAAGGCGTCGATCGTCGCGGTGATGCGGGCGGGGCAGATCTATCCCTCGCCGGGGCCGGACTTCGTTCTGGTGGCCGCGGACCTGCTGGTCGTGGTCGGTACCCCGAACGGTCTCGACGAGGCCCTAGAGATTCTCACCGACGGGTGA
- a CDS encoding SWIM zinc finger family protein produces MPDNEFGYTPWGMGWVRLAEPISASRPEPLLPRARSIARHDGVRLEIEGTSVCARIHRGGQASVTHLEIAALSTAQVTAIAERIPPHTMELTDTVHADLAAADLIPTPGLAHSDCSCPARKSRCLHLLATCYALARRVDENPWLTLDLQGYRAGGAAADPDAAPARWTPIDILDPATFFAGTS; encoded by the coding sequence GTGCCCGACAACGAATTCGGTTACACGCCGTGGGGTATGGGCTGGGTGCGCCTGGCCGAGCCGATCAGCGCGTCCCGGCCGGAACCGCTGCTGCCCCGCGCCCGCAGCATCGCCCGCCACGACGGGGTACGACTCGAGATCGAGGGCACCTCGGTCTGCGCGCGCATCCACCGCGGCGGTCAGGCGTCGGTGACCCATCTCGAGATCGCCGCCCTGTCCACGGCCCAGGTCACCGCCATCGCGGAGCGGATCCCGCCGCACACGATGGAGCTCACCGACACCGTGCACGCCGACCTGGCCGCCGCCGACCTGATCCCCACACCCGGGCTGGCGCATTCGGACTGTTCGTGCCCGGCCCGTAAATCGCGCTGCCTGCATCTGCTGGCGACGTGTTACGCGCTGGCCCGGCGGGTGGACGAGAATCCCTGGCTGACACTGGATCTGCAGGGATATCGCGCGGGCGGGGCGGCCGCGGATCCGGATGCGGCACCGGCCCGCTGGACACCGATCGACATCCTCGATCCGGCGACGTTCTTCGCCGGCACGTCCTGA